CAGTGAGAGAAACACAGCAAGAAGGCGCTGAGGTAGGAATAAACCACggctccctgcagggcaggagctaCGGCTCCGAGGGGCCCCCGCAGCTCGGCTCCTCCTCGGTGGGGTCGGGACGCAGCGAGCAGGAGCCCTGGGGAGAGCCGAAGCCACGACACGGCATGCAGACAGCACCGGTGCGGGGGGCGTGCGGGGGCAGCGGCAtgctggaggggggagaggggctgagCCCCCGGAGGCAGCAGCAAACGGGTGGTGAGAGAGGGGAGCAGGGGATTAAGCCCCCAGTGGGAAGGGGGATCGGCAGCTCGAGCTGCCGGAGATGGGGAAATCCATCAGCAGCCCCAAAACACCAACCGGGGGAGGCTGAAGGGACACGGAGGGGTTGTGCGGTGGTGGGGGGAGCTCAAGGAACCAAGGGAAAGCAGTCCGGTCTCTAAAGACGGCCTAAAAAGCAGCCTGGGGGGGATGAGCAGCTCGGCAAACCCCTCCTGGAAAGGAAACcgctgcagaggggctgctgctgtcGGAGCCTGGCGAGGAACGAGGGCACTTGGCTGGGTTCTGCTCGCTGCGTTGCTCTCAGCCGGGATTTCACAGCCGAGGCGGTGACCTCTGTGTCCCCCGGACAGCAGAGAGGCGGCTGGGCGCTGCCAgaaccccacagcccagccccaAACAGCTCCCAGAGCGgggctcctgctcccagcaAGCCCTCAGGGCACAGCGGCTCCGTCCCCGCAGCAcccggccccagccctgctgtgctgggggtcccCGCTCACATCGGGGGGTCCTGGAGCCTGATGACAAGTGGTGGCCATCCCCACTGGGGTtctggggacaccgggggccCCGCTGCGGGACCAGGTCCATCGGGCTCTGGCCAGCCTGGGATGGGGGCCAGGGTGTGGCTATGGGGGGGCCATCCCAGGCAGGCTCCCAAGTCAATAGAAATGTTTCcggctctgctcctgccactTGTTGTAGACGATGACTCCGATCACGATGGCGAAGACGATGGCAACGAGGGAGAAGAAGACGATTAAGAAGAGAGCCAGGCCGCTCATGGGCTCCAGCGGCGCCTCCACTGCcagacaaaaggaagaaaggctgTGAGCTGGGCAATCGGCTCACCCCCACCCTCCCACTGCTTTGCCCACAGGTTATTCCTCCAGGGAGCTCGTTTGGAAGGACACAAAACCAGTGGGAAGAGCTCCTGTAGCTGGGAACAAGGCTCTGGCTGGTGAGAGCCTCGTCACAGAGCCAGCGGACACATTGGGGGGGGACATTTCTGGGCAGGAGTGAACACCACCAGGGTCCAAGCCCCTGTGAGTTTTCAGCAGCTCGTGTTGGTGATGCCATGCCCACGGGTAGCCTGGCACGCTCTGGAAGGCAGCACTTCTCCTCCAAGCATGCCTGTGCCAAACGAGGGCAGGTTGTGACCCAGATTGTGTCGCAGTGGGTGAGAGAAATCTGGGCACGGGCCTCCCGATCCCAGCTGGAGCTCGGCTGGTTTGCTGGTGAGGCGCCGCGCTCTCTGCTCCGTGAGcccgcagctcctcctgcccctgtccttcctcctgccccccacTTACTGCCCGGCAGCTTCAGGTTGTCCACCACGGGCAGGTACACCTCCCTGTCCCGCTTCTCCTCCTCCGGCGTCCGCTCCACCGTCAGCTGGTAAAGCTTCAGCGAGATGATGTCGTGGTTGTCTGCAAGCAGAGCAGAGACGTGCCCTGAGGTGTCAccgcccggcacggctcggGCTGGGAATTTGAGTGCCACCGGTGGCACCGCGGCACCTTACAACTCGGGCACCAGCCCCAGGCCACCGGCTGTCCCCTGCCACGGGGAGAACTCACCTCTCGGGGCAGGCTCCACGCTGGGCTGAAAGCTGCGCCCAGCACGGGGCCCTCCTCCAGCACTCCCAAGGGGAAGCTTTAAGCTACTTAAACCGAGAACCAACAGCCCAGGCTGGGACATCATCTGACCCCAAAGCATTCAGCCACCCGAAAAGAGCGTGTTAGAACCAGCCTCACATGACCCCTATTTCCTTTGCTCGTGACTGCCGAGTTATTAGTGGGACAAGGAGAGTGCTCCACGCCAGCCTGCGAGTTCCCAGGGCATTAGGCAGAGatctgagaaagaaaaggaatttttgTTGGAGCCAACAATGAGCCCGGCCGCTGGCCATCAATGAGCTTTTGTAGGGGCATAACTCAAAATCGGGCTAAAACCTGCTGAAAGAGACACAGCGGGGTAACTTCAGGCCTCCCGGCACCCCAAGCAGCGCTGCAAGAAgtgagaaaagcaaagcagagggcTTCGGCTCCCTGCAAAACCCAATTTCCTTCAGCCCTGGTTGCACCACTGCTTCCAGACACACCtggctggtcccctcctcaacAACATCACTCTCGGGCTGGGAAATCCGAAGTGCTACGTGAACTAAACCcggacaggcagcacagcacccctGTGTTTTAACCCCCGGGGTGCAGCTACCTCCAGCACCGCCCTTGGGCCATGCCCAGCCACTACAGGTTGAGCCAGGAGAGCACAGGAGGAGATTTTCAGTGCTTGCTCTGTGTTACTCCTCCCAGGGCTCACATTTTGGAGGTGGACCCTCACGTTTCTCTGCTCTGAGATGCTGGCTGAAGCCTGGCCGTGTCCCTGTCACCATCTGGGTGTCACTGTCAGCCTGACCCAGCGGCAGAAGGAGCTCAAGCAAAGTGCTCGGGGGCACAGCACACCTAGACCGGGGTTTTGGCTCCTAGGGAACTGCACCAAGATGAAAAACCACGGCTCCCACTCACAGCCTGGGGGTGCCTAAAGCACAGGGAGATTTCGAGCACATCCGTGAGCCTCACCATGTACCCAGCCACACCTCCAGCACCCAAAGCTGCTTAAGTCCTGCCAGAGCTGCTCGGGAAGCAGCACTCAGGGCCCCGTGGCGGTACCTGACAGGTCTCCAGTGACAGAGGAGGTCCCAAAGTAGTACCCGCGGGGCAAGCGCACGCCCGGCACGTCGATGCAGTCCCGCCACTCGTGCTTGCCATCGATGTCAATCATCACCTGAAGGAGAGGAGCCTGCGGTAGCaccggggggggctgggggctgcccgcTCGGCCCCGGCCATCCTCACCCACCGTCAGCCTCCTCTTGACGTAGCGGATCACCAGGAAGGTGTCGTGGTTGAGGTTGCGCACCATGGCCGTGCAGCCCCCCAGCTCGGTCGGCCTCCCGTCCCGGTCGTGGTCGTAGGTGAGCGAGCCGTTGTTCACCATGGCAGAGATGTAGGGGAAGACGCGCTGCGGGGGCAAGGCCGGGGGTGAATTTGGGGCTCTCCCCCCCACCGCTCTGCCCACTCCGTGCCAGCGTCACAACACACCTGCGGGGTGAAGAGCCGCGCCACCCTGCGCACCCCAAACTCCTTCACTCCCCGTCTGTGCCTCCCCAAATTGGGCTCAGCAGCTGACCGCGATCCCTCGCCACCCTCCAGCCTTCCTCCTCTGGGTCAGCCGTGGCTCCCACGCCTGCCTCCCTGCTCGCACGGGGATTTCTGGAGCTCGGATGAGGGAATTCCCTCACGGGGAAAGGAGACGAAGCCAAAGAGCTTGGAAACGAGTGGGTTGGCAAGAGCAAGTACCTGATTTCCCGGGCTGTACCTCCTCTTCTGAGCCTGCGAGTCCAGGGTTATCGCAAAGCAAGAAAGAGCACAGAAGCAAAATGGTCACGGACCAGAGCTTAGGATTAACTCGCAACCTGGGAAGTTTGCGGAGCTCAGCACGCTGCCTGCCTAGCGCAGGCTGAAGGCAGAGGGGGGTTGTAGGGGCCAGGTCCCAAATCCCAGGGCACAGGGCGAGGAAGCAGCACGGCTGGGCAGAAGCCCCCTCGTGCACCACGTTTCTGCTCCTCACCGTGCAGCGCAGCCGCTCTCCTGCACAAAGCCACGTGCCCGAGCACAGGCGCTGACACTGACCGTGACCAACAGCTCCCAAGGGTCCCGCAAGCCACCTGCCCCCTTCCCTCAGTAATAAAactctttaatttttaaaggagaaaaagcagccGTGAGCCCCCACACCATTACTGCCTGATTGGCGCTCCTCCACCTCTGTCCTTCCTCATTCGGGGGCAAGGGGGCAGCCCCTCCAGCTGCTGACTGTGCTGTCAAGCCCTAAGTGTCCCataaaggattttattttgtttagagAAGAGCTGCTGTGCCTCTTTACCCCAGAAAAGCACGGCCACAGCCCCACACGTCAAGAGGACGGCCTCACCTACCCAGTGCCACGGCAGTCCCCGAGCAGTGCCGGTAACGGGAGGGCGCTGCTGCGGGCACAAAGTCCAGCCCCGCGCCAGAAGCCACCGGTTGCTCAACGTTTGCTCAGCAGCTCCGAGGTCAGGGCGCATCCAAACGGTGCCCCCTGTCCCTCGGGGACCGCAGTGAAGAATGACggtggtgctgtggggtggtTGGTGCCAACATCGTGGGGTGAAACGGTaaaaaaagcctgttttctAGGGGCAGCTGGAAGTAGGGGCAGGGCCAGCTTTGTTTTCGGGCTGACAAAACTGACTCCAGCATCAGGACGGGTGGAGCCCGCTTTTAACTGCCTCTGTGCCCTCTTCTCCACAGAAACCAATAAACCCcaggcaaacaaacaatgcaTCACGAACCCAAAGGTCTGCAGACGGGCACCTTTcatgccctgcagcagggctggctgccatAAAACAGCTCGGCAGGCCGGGGTTGGCCGCTGGGCTGCTCTGCTTGAGGTCTACAAGGCCCACGCTCCTGGCACAGCCTCCCCTCAACTGCTGCTTGCCAGCAGCCTTCAGCAAGCGCAGGAGCTCGCCACGCAGAGGTGATGAGATCCACCAATTTTCTCCTAccccaggatttttttttcctctgggtgAAGCTGACAACAGAACCACCCCGCAGCTTCTCACCTATCCAAGTTATCGCTTCCCTGGGTGGAAACCAACGACACAGAGAGGGAAAGGGTGCAAAGGAAGCTGAGCAGCATCTGCTTGTAGCCAGCTGGCCTCCAAATCAGGAGCCCAAGGCCACCACCCCTCGCCGTGGGGCTGAAgggctgcaccagctgcaggccATAacctgggtgctgagccagcGCTGCCCGTGCCGCGCTCAGCAGGCACCCTGCAAGCAGCACGCTGCCAGCTATCACCCCTCGctcacctcctgctgcttctcctcgTTCGGGTAGGTGTCCACAAACACCCCCAGGCCCAGGAAGTTATCCTTGCTTCCAAAGACAGGTcctagaagaaataaaatgggcTGTTGGTGATGGTGCGAGGCAAGGAAGGCATCGCAACGCCAGGCAGGGTTGGTTCTGCGTTCTTTTGCATCATTCTCCATGCCAGGCAGTGAGGCTGGTGCTCTGCAGCTCGCACAGGGACAAGTTTACCTTCCGATCACCGAGGGAAACCCCCTGCAAGCTGAATTCGTAAGGTGTAGGGGGGCAGGGCATGCAGAGGCTTGCTGACACCATGGTGGCAGGGAGACCCAGGCCACAGGCTGATGGGATCACTGGGGAGGGCTCTCCTGCCCCCAGCTTTTCCCTGATTCTACACGAGGACCCAACGTCACCTCGCAGAACAGGGCTTCACGTGCAGAGCCGGGCACTGCAGGGCTCCACACAGCCTTGTGTGGATAAACGAGCACACAGACCCTCGGTGCCACAGGCTGGGCGCTCAGAGGGACAGGTTAAAtcccctgccctgtgctgggccaggctccagcttccccccccagcccagtcCCTAACGAGCTGAAGCCCCACGCTTCCAGGTGCGCCGCCCTGCACGCCTCGAGCAAGGCAAAACGGTGCtgagcaggctgcagcctcccaggGACCCCACAACCCCCAGCACCACGCATCTCCCACGGCTGTCACTCCCTTTTTGGCCTGCCAGCACGAAGGGGAAGCAGCCCTCGGACCCCACAGCGCTGCAATTCCACAGAGGGCTCCCGAGGCAGCCCGGGAGCACCCGGCACTGCCCTGAGGGTCCCGCTGCGCTCACCTGGCTGCATGCGGTCCTTGGTGTACCAGATGGCGAAGCCGTCGCCGTTCAGGTTCTTCTTGCCTTGCCCGTGGATTTTGAAGTgcacctgcagctcccagtCGCGGAGGTAGCACGGCTGCAGGGGGAGGGACGAGGGCGTGAAATCGGGGAGCCCCCAACGCCCCCCTGCACCGAGGGGCAGGCGGCGCCCACCACCACAGCCCGCGGCCCTGCCGAGCCCACGGGCACTCCCCATTTCCCTGGGCTTCAGATAGGAGCGAGGATAATTAAGCTCTTAATTAACCCCGAGGGACATCATTAGGCCGAGGGACTCGGTTGTAGCCCAGGGCTATCAGAAGCCGAGGAAACAACTCCGGGCTCGCAGCGAGGTCGGCAACTTGTGGCTAGGGAATGGGCGGCTGGAGGGGCGTGGGGAACGGCCCCGCTCCTAATTGCTCCTAATTGCTGCCGAGCCAATTATAGCCTGAGCTGCAAATGAACTCCCTGCGGGAACCCGGCGGGAGCTGAGCCTCGCACAGGCAGCGGTGTTTGTGGGAGCTGCAAAGAGGACCaaaaaccccaaccccaaacctccCTCAGTGTTTTATAGGAACGGCTCTGGATGGGGCAGCCCAAGACCCCCCCAGATTCacgccgggaccccccctcagGGCAGTCACCCCAAAAGGGGGCTCAGCCCACGCAGGAATCCCCAAGCTGCAAACCTCagtgctgctgcccccagccccattcccaCCGCCCCCCtcgccctcctcccccccattttcccccttaTTTCCCCTCCTTTTACCCCAGACCCCCCTCACCCaaccacccccccaccccaataacCCTCCTACCTGCTGGCCTGCCCCCCCAACCTCCCTCATTGCCCTAATTTGACCCTCACCCATCCTCAaactccccaaaatcccccaaccACTATTACcccacacccccagctccccccccctttccccaacccccccaacctcccccaaACTCACCCCATTTCCCACACCTGAACGCTTCCACCTGCTCcctgaccccaaaacctccctcTCTGAACCCTGACCCTCACCCACCCTGTTACCCCACCCCATGGGGGgtacccccagcccccccccgccccgctgccccccccccagcccggggcTCACCACGCGGTTCCAGACGGCGCCCCGCTTGCTCTGTAGGTCGGGGGTGAGGCGGATGTACTGCGGCATCACCATGGCGTTGCCCTGCAGGTCCCACAGCCCCGAGCTGGCCGAGCCCACGCCTGCCGGCCCACACACGCGGTCGCCACCGGGCACCCCAAATCCTGGCACACCCCAAAAGCCCGGCATCCCAAAGCTCCAGGGCCCAGGTAACCCCAAAACCCTGCACCGAGTACCCCAAAGCCCCGGCATCCGAATGCCCACGGCAGGTGCCCCAAAGCCCTGCACTgggcaccccaaaacacccACACCAGGCACCTcaaactgccagaactgggcaTCCCAAATCCCAGCACCTCAAAACCCTagcaccccaaaatccccagcACCTCAAAACCACGCACCAGGCACCCAAAACCCAGTACCAGGTGCCCTAAACCCCCATACCAGACACCCAacatccccagcaccccaaacccagcagcagGCGTCCAAATCCCCCTCACTGGGCACCCCAAATTCCCACACAGGGCACCCCAAACTCCCCACACCCCAAACTTGGCACCCCCACACGGGGCATCCCAAATCCTGGTACCAGGAATCTCAAAGCCGCTGCTCTCTAAGCCtggcaccccaaaccccccacaCTGggcaccccaaaagtccccaaCACTCAAAACCCACGCACCAGGCACACAAGATGCAGTACCGGGCAGCCTAAATCCCTACACCgggcaccccaaatccccagcaCACCAAAACCAGAACTGGGCGCCCAAACCCCAGGGCCCAGGTACCCCAAAACCTTGCACTGAGCTCCCCCAAAACCTGGCTGCCCCAAAGCTGCACCCAAAACCCCTGCACAGAGCATCCCAAAACCCAGTACCAGGCGTCCCTGCACCCCAAACCCGCTACTTGGTGCCCCAaaaccccagcaccccaaatccccacacCCCTAAACCACACACGGGGCACCCAAATCCTGGTACTgggcaccccaaaaagccccacaCCAGGCACCCTAAAAATCCCagcacccccaaaatcccctcacCCTCAACCCAGCACTGGAACCCCTAAATCCAAcaccagccccccccccagaaccccaTTCCCGGGTCCCCCCAAACCCAGGCACCCCAATACCCGGTACGGGGTGCCCCCAATCTCCGTACCGGCCCCCCAACACCCCGGTACCTCAAAtcccagcaccccaaatccGGTACCGGGCCCCGCCGACCCCCAATACCGCTCCCCCCCCGACTCCAAGTACCCCAAAACCCGGTCTCGGGTACCCTAAACCCCGGTACCGGGCACCCCAAACCCCGGTACCCCAAAACTCGGTACCCCAAAACCCGGTACCGGGAACCCCCAAACCCTGGTCCCCCGACCCCCGGCACCCCAAAAGCAGCACCGGGCCCCACACCCCCGGTACCGGGCCCCCCCCCTCGACCCCCGGTACCGGGCCCCGCCGAcccccggtcccggtgccgctCACCCTGGTAGGGTTTGGATAACGAGTGCT
This genomic stretch from Anas platyrhynchos isolate ZD024472 breed Pekin duck chromosome 23, IASCAAS_PekinDuck_T2T, whole genome shotgun sequence harbors:
- the LMAN2L gene encoding VIP36-like protein isoform X3; protein product: MGARGGRRRGKMAAAAGRWRAGLWLLAVALRLGGPRAEQTEEHLKREHSLSKPYQGVGSASSGLWDLQGNAMVMPQYIRLTPDLQSKRGAVWNRVPCYLRDWELQVHFKIHGQGKKNLNGDGFAIWYTKDRMQPGPVFGSKDNFLGLGVFVDTYPNEEKQQEAQKRRYSPGNQRVFPYISAMVNNGSLTYDHDRDGRPTELGGCTAMVRNLNHDTFLVIRYVKRRLTVMIDIDGKHEWRDCIDVPGVRLPRGYYFGTSSVTGDLSDLCLMPWELAGWRGALSLSH
- the LMAN2L gene encoding VIP36-like protein isoform X4, which translates into the protein MVMPQYIRLTPDLQSKRGAVWNRVPCYLRDWELQVHFKIHGQGKKNLNGDGFAIWYTKDRMQPGPVFGSKDNFLGLGVFVDTYPNEEKQQEAQKRRYSPGNQRVFPYISAMVNNGSLTYDHDRDGRPTELGGCTAMVRNLNHDTFLVIRYVKRRLTVMIDIDGKHEWRDCIDVPGVRLPRGYYFGTSSVTGDLSDNHDIISLKLYQLTVERTPEEEKRDREVYLPVVDNLKLPGMEAPLEPMSGLALFLIVFFSLVAIVFAIVIGVIVYNKWQEQSRKHFY
- the LMAN2L gene encoding VIP36-like protein isoform X2: MGARGGRRRGKMAAAAGRWRAGLWLLAVALRLGGPRAEQTEEHLKREHSLSKPYQGVGSASSGLWDLQGNAMVMPQYIRLTPDLQSKRGAVWNRVPCYLRDWELQVHFKIHGQGKKNLNGDGFAIWYTKDRMQPGPVFGSKDNFLGLGVFVDTYPNEEKQQERVFPYISAMVNNGSLTYDHDRDGRPTELGGCTAMVRNLNHDTFLVIRYVKRRLTVMIDIDGKHEWRDCIDVPGVRLPRGYYFGTSSVTGDLSDNHDIISLKLYQLTVERTPEEEKRDREVYLPVVDNLKLPGMEAPLEPMSGLALFLIVFFSLVAIVFAIVIGVIVYNKWQEQSRKHFY
- the LMAN2L gene encoding VIP36-like protein isoform X1; the encoded protein is MGARGGRRRGKMAAAAGRWRAGLWLLAVALRLGGPRAEQTEEHLKREHSLSKPYQGVGSASSGLWDLQGNAMVMPQYIRLTPDLQSKRGAVWNRVPCYLRDWELQVHFKIHGQGKKNLNGDGFAIWYTKDRMQPGPVFGSKDNFLGLGVFVDTYPNEEKQQEAQKRRYSPGNQRVFPYISAMVNNGSLTYDHDRDGRPTELGGCTAMVRNLNHDTFLVIRYVKRRLTVMIDIDGKHEWRDCIDVPGVRLPRGYYFGTSSVTGDLSDNHDIISLKLYQLTVERTPEEEKRDREVYLPVVDNLKLPGMEAPLEPMSGLALFLIVFFSLVAIVFAIVIGVIVYNKWQEQSRKHFY